One Tiliqua scincoides isolate rTilSci1 chromosome 9, rTilSci1.hap2, whole genome shotgun sequence DNA segment encodes these proteins:
- the NOL9 gene encoding polynucleotide 5'-hydroxyl-kinase NOL9 isoform X2, translating to MFHLSEVPPEITDNDIITSYFQIGWPDATQQTLTLTFTGKCSLTCLYGSVQVFGFIIDQDQPPYSLFSPHSHCALTIEAVAYKEPEKSRKEIRTEVKSILKAHQVPQDVRCRLIKNFIPQCSVILLEHLDTPMTRLILSHSSFSHIFRAKRQKVPSFTPEDAALASTGIGKLERGASLEISHSMLSAIEKVVQACQEEDEGCPIILVCGSKSVGKSTFNRYLINLLLNRLPCIEFLECDLGQPEFTPPGCVSLINVTEPLLGPPFTHQRTPRKMAYFGETNCEQDTERYIDTLKYVFSAYERDAPLVINTMGWVRGAGLLLLIDLVRLLSPTHIIQISAEDFKEMPQLSPEYISCTAGLHTRAKGPLKSKTLRGSMQDLEWCRGQGDFLPPHSGHQLLCVHSKFPGAGVAGDGRTHSSVLRDMAILGYLGQLQPPDVESVLPLHSLLPYQVPFNAVALKVIHADVAPAHILYSVNASWVGLCRILDEVHCKDNRPILLTQTPICDCLGFGIVRGVDMEKKLYYVLTPVAPENLRQVNCLLIGNIPIPNCVFLNQLGIEGEMPYVTSEYNYDVSGAGKLKLKKHLKRREHNRP from the exons ATGTTCCACCTAtcggaagtaccaccagaaataactgacaATGATATAATTACCAGCTACTTCCAGATTGggtggccagatgcaacacagcaGACACTG ACGCTGACGTTTACTGGCAAATGTTCCTTGACATGCCTATATGGCTCCGTGCAGGTGTTTGGTTTCATCATTGACCAAGATCAGCCCCCCTACAGCCTCTTTTCCCCCCACTCCCACTGTGCCCTCACCATTGAAGCAGTCGCCTACAAGGAGCCAGAAAAATCCAGGAAAGAAATAAGGACAGAGGTGAAGTCCATCCTCAAGGCACACCAGGTACCACAAG ATGTCCGGTGCAGACTGATAAAGAACTTTATTCCCCAATGTTCTGTTATCTTGTTGGAACACCTGGACACTCCAATGACACGGCTCATCCTCAGCCATTCCAGTTTCTCCCACATTTTCAGAGCGAAG AGGCAAAAGGTTCCTTCTTTCACCCCAGAAGATGCAGCATTGGCTTCTACTGGCATTGGGAAGCTGGAACGAGGGGCAAGCCTGGAGATATCACACAGCATGCTCTCAGCCATAGAAAAAGTTGTCCAGGCATGCCAAG AGGAAGATGAAGGCTGCCCCATCATCCTCGTTTGTGGCTCCAAAAGTGTTGGGAAGTCTACTTTTAACAGATACCTCATTAATCTTTTGCTGAATCG CCTTCCCTGTATTGAATTCTTGGAATGTGATTTGGGGCAGCCAGAGTTCACGCCCCCTGGCTGTGTTTCCCTAATTAACGTGACAGAGCCCCTTCTGG GTCCACCATTCACTCACCAGCGTACTCCACGCAAAATGGCTTACTTTGGGGAAACCAACTGTGAGCAGGATACAGAGAGATACATCGACACACTGAAATATGTGTTCAGTGCTTACGAGAGAGATGCCCCTCTGGTGATCAACACAATGGGATGGGTGAGAG GTGCTGGGTTGCTCCTCCTGATCGACCTCGTTCGCCTGCTGTCTCCCACCCACATCATCCAGATCAGTGCAGAGGACTTCAAGGAGATGCCTCAGCTTTCTCCTGAGTACATCAGTTGTACTGCTGGCCTCCACACTAGAGCCAAAGGCCCTCTCAAAAGCAAGACTCTGAGGGGCAGTATGCAGGACTTGGAGTGGTGCAGGGGCCAAGGAGACTTTCTCCCTCCGCATTCAGGGCATCAACTGCTGTGTGTTCATTCAAAATTCCCAGGAGCAGGGGTTGCAGGCGATGG GCGGACCCACAGCAGTGTCCTACGGGACATGGCCATCTTGGGTTACCTGGGCCAGCTGCAGCCCCCAGATGTGGAATCGGTGCTCCCTTTGCACAGCCTGTTGCCTTATCAG GTGCCCTTCAATGCTGTAGCCCTCAAGGTTATCCATGCAGATGTTGCTCCTGCCCACATCTTGTATTCTGTCAATGCCAGCTGGGTTGGCCTCTGTCGGATACTGGATGAGGTCCATTGTAAAGACAATAGGCCAATATTACTAACACAGACTCCAATCTGTGATTGCCTAGGCTTTG GAATTGTTCGAGGGGTGGACATGGAGAAGAAGCTTTACTATGTTCTAACCCCAGTAGCTCCAGAGAACCTGCGACAAGTGAATTGTTTACTGATTGGAAACATTCCCATCCCAAATTGTGTCTTCCTAAACCAA CTGGGGATTGAAGGGGAGATGCCGTATGTCACATCGGAGTACAACTATGATGTTTCAGGTGCTGGGAAACTGAAGCTGAAAAAGCATCTGAAGAGGAGAGAGCATAATCGGCCGTGA
- the NOL9 gene encoding polynucleotide 5'-hydroxyl-kinase NOL9 isoform X1 yields the protein MKVRHRLSPLGFFHRRRRGRVMRRPRLSKGEPGSPKEPEVEPEPDSWKDFADSFVAAGLVPAAPAEEPRVTVEAKDGGAVLLLPQGATLTFTGKCSLTCLYGSVQVFGFIIDQDQPPYSLFSPHSHCALTIEAVAYKEPEKSRKEIRTEVKSILKAHQVPQDVRCRLIKNFIPQCSVILLEHLDTPMTRLILSHSSFSHIFRAKRQKVPSFTPEDAALASTGIGKLERGASLEISHSMLSAIEKVVQACQEEDEGCPIILVCGSKSVGKSTFNRYLINLLLNRLPCIEFLECDLGQPEFTPPGCVSLINVTEPLLGPPFTHQRTPRKMAYFGETNCEQDTERYIDTLKYVFSAYERDAPLVINTMGWVRGAGLLLLIDLVRLLSPTHIIQISAEDFKEMPQLSPEYISCTAGLHTRAKGPLKSKTLRGSMQDLEWCRGQGDFLPPHSGHQLLCVHSKFPGAGVAGDGRTHSSVLRDMAILGYLGQLQPPDVESVLPLHSLLPYQVPFNAVALKVIHADVAPAHILYSVNASWVGLCRILDEVHCKDNRPILLTQTPICDCLGFGIVRGVDMEKKLYYVLTPVAPENLRQVNCLLIGNIPIPNCVFLNQLGIEGEMPYVTSEYNYDVSGAGKLKLKKHLKRREHNRP from the exons ATGAAGGTGAGACACCGGCTGAGCCCGCTTGGGTTTTTCCACCGACGGCGGCGCGGCCGGGTGATGCGGCGCCCGCGCCTCTCGAAGGGAGAACCCGGGAGCCCTAAAGAGCCGGAGGTGGAGCCGGAGCCGGACTCCTGGAAGGATTTTGCCGATTCCTTCGTCGCCGCCGGCCTGGTGCCCGCCGCGCCTGCCGAAGAGCCGCGAGTAACAGTCGAGGCCAAAGATGGCGGCGCTGTgctgcttttacctcagggggCG ACGCTGACGTTTACTGGCAAATGTTCCTTGACATGCCTATATGGCTCCGTGCAGGTGTTTGGTTTCATCATTGACCAAGATCAGCCCCCCTACAGCCTCTTTTCCCCCCACTCCCACTGTGCCCTCACCATTGAAGCAGTCGCCTACAAGGAGCCAGAAAAATCCAGGAAAGAAATAAGGACAGAGGTGAAGTCCATCCTCAAGGCACACCAGGTACCACAAG ATGTCCGGTGCAGACTGATAAAGAACTTTATTCCCCAATGTTCTGTTATCTTGTTGGAACACCTGGACACTCCAATGACACGGCTCATCCTCAGCCATTCCAGTTTCTCCCACATTTTCAGAGCGAAG AGGCAAAAGGTTCCTTCTTTCACCCCAGAAGATGCAGCATTGGCTTCTACTGGCATTGGGAAGCTGGAACGAGGGGCAAGCCTGGAGATATCACACAGCATGCTCTCAGCCATAGAAAAAGTTGTCCAGGCATGCCAAG AGGAAGATGAAGGCTGCCCCATCATCCTCGTTTGTGGCTCCAAAAGTGTTGGGAAGTCTACTTTTAACAGATACCTCATTAATCTTTTGCTGAATCG CCTTCCCTGTATTGAATTCTTGGAATGTGATTTGGGGCAGCCAGAGTTCACGCCCCCTGGCTGTGTTTCCCTAATTAACGTGACAGAGCCCCTTCTGG GTCCACCATTCACTCACCAGCGTACTCCACGCAAAATGGCTTACTTTGGGGAAACCAACTGTGAGCAGGATACAGAGAGATACATCGACACACTGAAATATGTGTTCAGTGCTTACGAGAGAGATGCCCCTCTGGTGATCAACACAATGGGATGGGTGAGAG GTGCTGGGTTGCTCCTCCTGATCGACCTCGTTCGCCTGCTGTCTCCCACCCACATCATCCAGATCAGTGCAGAGGACTTCAAGGAGATGCCTCAGCTTTCTCCTGAGTACATCAGTTGTACTGCTGGCCTCCACACTAGAGCCAAAGGCCCTCTCAAAAGCAAGACTCTGAGGGGCAGTATGCAGGACTTGGAGTGGTGCAGGGGCCAAGGAGACTTTCTCCCTCCGCATTCAGGGCATCAACTGCTGTGTGTTCATTCAAAATTCCCAGGAGCAGGGGTTGCAGGCGATGG GCGGACCCACAGCAGTGTCCTACGGGACATGGCCATCTTGGGTTACCTGGGCCAGCTGCAGCCCCCAGATGTGGAATCGGTGCTCCCTTTGCACAGCCTGTTGCCTTATCAG GTGCCCTTCAATGCTGTAGCCCTCAAGGTTATCCATGCAGATGTTGCTCCTGCCCACATCTTGTATTCTGTCAATGCCAGCTGGGTTGGCCTCTGTCGGATACTGGATGAGGTCCATTGTAAAGACAATAGGCCAATATTACTAACACAGACTCCAATCTGTGATTGCCTAGGCTTTG GAATTGTTCGAGGGGTGGACATGGAGAAGAAGCTTTACTATGTTCTAACCCCAGTAGCTCCAGAGAACCTGCGACAAGTGAATTGTTTACTGATTGGAAACATTCCCATCCCAAATTGTGTCTTCCTAAACCAA CTGGGGATTGAAGGGGAGATGCCGTATGTCACATCGGAGTACAACTATGATGTTTCAGGTGCTGGGAAACTGAAGCTGAAAAAGCATCTGAAGAGGAGAGAGCATAATCGGCCGTGA